A region of Thermorudis peleae DNA encodes the following proteins:
- a CDS encoding FadR/GntR family transcriptional regulator translates to MELTSSGTVRPVRQQRLHERVVQQLTQLITSGTLPPGTSLPTEPELARQFGVSRTVIREAVRVLAAKRLVTVRHGSGMWIQPPEQWDYLDPLVLFESLRAGQGREVLQEILELRRILETNAAELAALRRDEHDQQTLTELITAMRQALDNAAQYIELDLAFHEAIMQAAHNRLLREARRPLVAVLRHGWQLTSQIPNRGRLSHRGHEDVYAAIMAGDPVAAREAMSRHLERFETDVRELFFTMPPESLDEAASS, encoded by the coding sequence ATGGAACTGACATCGTCGGGCACGGTGCGTCCAGTTCGCCAGCAGCGTCTGCACGAGCGTGTTGTCCAGCAACTCACACAGCTTATCACTAGCGGCACACTCCCACCGGGGACAAGCCTGCCAACGGAGCCAGAGTTGGCTCGCCAGTTCGGTGTAAGCCGAACGGTGATCCGCGAAGCGGTGCGAGTGCTCGCGGCCAAGCGGCTCGTTACAGTGCGTCATGGTAGCGGTATGTGGATTCAACCTCCTGAGCAATGGGACTACCTCGACCCCCTTGTCCTGTTCGAGTCGCTTCGCGCAGGGCAAGGTCGCGAGGTCCTGCAAGAAATTCTCGAGCTTCGTCGCATTCTAGAAACCAACGCCGCAGAACTTGCCGCGCTCCGCCGTGATGAGCACGACCAACAGACGCTCACTGAGCTCATTACTGCCATGCGGCAAGCGTTGGACAACGCTGCACAGTATATCGAGCTCGACCTTGCCTTTCATGAGGCAATCATGCAGGCTGCGCACAATCGCCTCTTACGTGAAGCTCGCCGCCCTCTTGTCGCTGTCCTCCGTCACGGCTGGCAACTCACCAGTCAGATCCCCAATCGTGGCCGACTTTCCCATCGTGGTCATGAGGATGTGTACGCTGCCATCATGGCTGGCGACCCGGTAGCGGCACGAGAGGCGATGAGCAGACATCTCGAGCGCTTTGAGACTGATGTCCGTGAGCTCTTCTTTACGATGCCGCCGGAATCACTCGACGAAGCTGCGTCCAGTTGA
- the alr gene encoding alanine racemase: MDELTPEARVAAARTGTHAVIDLDRLAANAATFRARLPADTALMAVVKANAYGHGLVPCARAFLDGGATWLGVARIEEGLVLREAGITAPIVVLGPPNYARVASALQANVQLAVGSLEDVHVVQAAARQVGRQAAVHLKVDTGMHRFGVEPAIALDVAHAIVSTPETRLAGLFTHFASADAPGSSLLRKQVERFRTVRQQLADAGIVPETVHQANSAATIQGLLGDASLPGQRLARCGIALYGLSPSPDVPVPEGVRPALQLWSRVARVFRVQPGEGISYGPAFIADRPMLCALVPIGYGDGLLRALSNRGWMATHGQRCPIRGRICMDQTIIELPAPLQHLDDLDTAGSLAFEATQHATRLPQSSAPHPDRNESVSQDMPEPERSHASRDGKQGPAQAMTAACGVRIGDDVLVLGDGRAGAMTAEDAAILADTIPYEIVTALAARVPRLFIRNGLVVALSDMHGTVAFTADPVPLPPSS; encoded by the coding sequence GTGGATGAATTGACCCCGGAGGCACGCGTGGCTGCCGCGAGAACTGGCACGCATGCGGTCATCGATCTTGATCGTCTTGCAGCAAACGCTGCTACGTTCCGCGCTCGCCTTCCAGCCGATACCGCACTGATGGCCGTCGTTAAGGCGAATGCCTATGGGCACGGACTGGTGCCATGTGCACGAGCGTTTCTCGATGGTGGGGCAACCTGGCTCGGTGTCGCGCGGATCGAAGAGGGCTTGGTGCTCCGTGAAGCGGGAATCACAGCGCCCATTGTCGTCCTCGGTCCGCCAAACTATGCCCGGGTTGCATCAGCGCTCCAGGCCAATGTGCAGCTCGCTGTCGGATCGCTTGAAGACGTGCACGTCGTGCAAGCTGCTGCGCGACAGGTAGGCCGGCAAGCTGCGGTCCACCTCAAAGTTGACACGGGAATGCATCGCTTTGGCGTGGAACCTGCCATCGCCCTTGATGTTGCGCATGCTATCGTTTCCACGCCAGAGACAAGACTGGCCGGGCTCTTTACGCATTTTGCGTCAGCCGATGCCCCTGGCTCGTCGTTACTCCGCAAACAAGTCGAGCGATTCAGGACTGTCCGGCAGCAACTTGCTGATGCTGGCATTGTGCCTGAGACGGTTCACCAAGCAAATAGTGCCGCAACGATCCAGGGATTACTTGGCGATGCAAGTCTGCCAGGACAACGACTAGCTCGCTGCGGTATAGCACTTTATGGCTTGTCGCCGTCACCTGACGTCCCCGTGCCAGAGGGCGTGCGTCCAGCGCTGCAGCTTTGGAGTCGTGTTGCCCGTGTATTCCGCGTGCAACCAGGAGAAGGGATTTCCTACGGTCCAGCATTCATCGCTGATCGGCCGATGTTATGTGCACTTGTCCCAATCGGCTATGGTGACGGACTACTCCGGGCGCTCTCAAATCGTGGCTGGATGGCAACCCATGGGCAACGCTGCCCCATCCGCGGCCGCATCTGCATGGACCAGACGATTATTGAGCTGCCTGCTCCCTTGCAGCACCTGGACGATTTGGATACAGCTGGTTCCCTTGCGTTTGAGGCAACCCAGCACGCAACACGACTGCCTCAGTCTTCGGCCCCACACCCAGACCGCAACGAGAGCGTGTCACAAGACATGCCGGAACCTGAACGTAGCCACGCATCACGAGACGGGAAGCAGGGTCCGGCACAGGCTATGACAGCAGCATGTGGTGTACGGATTGGCGACGACGTACTCGTCCTCGGGGATGGCAGAGCAGGAGCAATGACAGCCGAGGACGCAGCTATCCTGGCTGACACGATTCCGTACGAAATCGTCACCGCGCTCGCAGCACGAGTTCCCCGCCTCTTTATCCGTAATGGCCTCGTCGTTGCCCTCAGCGATATGCATGGCACTGTTGCATTCACTGCTGATCCAGTACCGCTTCCCCCATCGTCATAG
- a CDS encoding response regulator — translation MASNQQTLAHQHQSAPPDPNDRRIRVLIVDDHDLFREGLRQLLQSDHRLEVVGEAATGQEALSQVRVLQPDVVLMDITMPGMDGIRATEQIHELFPSVHVIMLTMHDNAFLERQARDAGARNYFVKHARSEELFQAIHHAAADGSALPSSPPITDEPVPPNNATLHSPSKLPEPANSSLDSVTQPMVSAPTPPAITFHQTDNTLPLLTLTEQEIEQMLNEQLQLLEVQLERVLAKRGLLGSGPNNSAPTAAVEALSSPSQAIESMQSPPVSGIRDMASRGVASPHARSEQLRHWITWVRWIDLLFVALAGGMLGIALGWPAIPPLTQLALGLTAAGLVLAGGIATASVHRAMRSTVEIALGLLVGAAWVATGMRLTGLLLPATGLLLLWGFAALALSTGLWKNHEPLAGAGLAALLLTPATLPGPPLSVLALAALFGALVIGILISWRRRWSWVGLLALLAIVSQLSWATYTGQAAKHVLAVLAAFWLTEALVILGSSSTAPQRNAASTLLVSVATPLLVALIGMTALVNNPTAARGTFLAVLGLAQCGLCGMLIRHEDLASSRTILPGALGIGMLAFSFALAVPGPLATIGWAALAVLLAWNYGTYHHRPSGWGSLVLGALALGHLLLFDLSHVLLTGTPASSLVLAEGVAIIAALCTVSLLVDAANIQAATATLAFFVAILVSSTALNGLSLLAVRAGLAFLATAVACRSWLGRAAWPLGRRRLVRISSLWIPAALAGGLALVQAFRTVLAPTQLGLTLLPAHVAVSDPSIAAAILATTVLAIGRITGSARGRQAAIIVATLIIAYTAAGELPNAPIVLGWCALVIALLALFRPTRA, via the coding sequence ATGGCGAGCAACCAGCAGACTCTAGCGCACCAGCACCAATCCGCGCCTCCTGACCCGAATGACCGGCGGATTCGTGTTCTTATCGTCGATGACCACGACCTGTTCCGCGAAGGATTGCGCCAACTGCTCCAGTCTGATCACCGGCTCGAAGTCGTTGGTGAGGCAGCCACCGGGCAGGAAGCACTTAGCCAGGTACGGGTGCTTCAGCCCGATGTCGTCCTGATGGACATTACCATGCCAGGAATGGATGGCATACGGGCAACAGAGCAGATTCATGAACTCTTTCCGTCCGTCCACGTCATCATGTTGACGATGCATGACAATGCTTTCTTGGAACGCCAGGCACGAGACGCAGGAGCACGGAACTATTTCGTCAAACATGCCCGCTCTGAGGAGCTCTTTCAAGCAATTCACCATGCCGCCGCCGATGGCTCCGCGCTGCCTTCGTCTCCGCCAATAACCGATGAGCCTGTACCTCCGAATAACGCAACACTGCATTCCCCTAGCAAGCTCCCAGAGCCTGCAAATTCTTCTCTTGATTCGGTTACCCAACCGATGGTTTCAGCACCAACACCGCCTGCGATCACGTTCCACCAGACCGACAACACGTTGCCGCTCCTCACGCTAACCGAGCAGGAAATTGAGCAAATGCTCAATGAGCAACTTCAGTTGCTCGAAGTCCAACTCGAGCGTGTGCTCGCAAAGCGCGGGCTTCTCGGGAGCGGGCCCAATAACAGCGCGCCAACGGCAGCCGTTGAAGCACTCTCCTCACCAAGCCAGGCCATCGAGTCTATGCAATCCCCACCGGTTTCAGGAATCCGTGACATGGCATCGCGAGGAGTTGCTTCTCCGCATGCACGCTCCGAGCAGCTACGGCACTGGATAACGTGGGTGCGCTGGATCGACTTGCTCTTCGTGGCCCTAGCAGGCGGAATGCTGGGAATAGCATTGGGGTGGCCAGCGATTCCCCCGCTGACGCAACTCGCACTCGGGCTTACGGCTGCCGGGTTGGTACTCGCCGGTGGCATTGCGACAGCATCCGTGCATCGGGCGATGCGGAGCACGGTAGAAATCGCACTTGGCTTGCTTGTTGGGGCAGCATGGGTCGCTACTGGCATGCGCTTGACAGGGCTCCTCCTACCAGCAACTGGACTGCTCCTCCTCTGGGGATTTGCCGCTCTTGCGCTTAGCACTGGTCTCTGGAAAAACCACGAGCCCCTTGCTGGCGCTGGACTTGCTGCACTGCTGCTCACTCCGGCAACCCTTCCAGGTCCACCCCTGAGCGTGCTTGCACTCGCAGCACTGTTTGGAGCGCTGGTGATTGGCATCCTGATAAGCTGGCGTCGGCGATGGTCATGGGTTGGGCTCCTCGCCTTGCTCGCTATTGTTTCCCAACTGAGCTGGGCAACATACACTGGACAGGCGGCAAAGCATGTGCTGGCAGTCCTCGCTGCATTTTGGCTTACAGAAGCCCTCGTTATCCTCGGCAGCAGCTCGACAGCACCGCAACGCAATGCTGCGAGCACGCTGCTGGTTAGCGTTGCCACTCCACTTTTGGTTGCGCTGATCGGGATGACAGCACTTGTCAACAACCCAACTGCTGCCCGCGGCACGTTCCTTGCTGTCCTCGGGCTTGCCCAATGCGGACTTTGCGGCATGCTCATTCGACACGAAGACTTGGCGAGCTCCCGTACCATACTTCCCGGCGCACTCGGTATTGGCATGCTCGCCTTCAGTTTTGCGCTCGCTGTTCCTGGACCGTTGGCCACCATCGGTTGGGCAGCCTTAGCGGTGCTCTTAGCCTGGAACTATGGCACATATCACCACCGGCCGAGCGGTTGGGGAAGCCTTGTTCTCGGGGCTCTTGCACTCGGGCATTTGCTTCTCTTTGACCTGTCGCACGTTCTCCTGACCGGCACACCCGCTTCATCACTCGTTCTTGCTGAAGGGGTCGCGATCATCGCCGCGCTCTGCACAGTGAGCCTCCTCGTGGATGCCGCCAACATCCAGGCCGCAACAGCGACGCTCGCATTTTTCGTCGCAATTTTGGTGTCATCTACCGCCTTAAATGGTCTCTCGCTGCTCGCCGTGCGAGCTGGGCTTGCCTTCCTCGCTACTGCCGTAGCCTGCCGGAGTTGGTTAGGAAGAGCGGCTTGGCCATTAGGACGCAGACGCCTTGTTCGCATCTCATCATTGTGGATTCCAGCAGCCCTTGCAGGTGGACTGGCGCTTGTCCAAGCGTTTCGCACTGTACTCGCCCCTACACAGCTTGGCCTGACGCTCTTGCCCGCACACGTGGCAGTGAGTGACCCCTCAATCGCAGCGGCAATCCTGGCTACCACAGTACTCGCAATTGGTCGGATAACGGGTAGCGCACGGGGGCGCCAGGCAGCCATCATCGTGGCAACGCTCATCATTGCCTACACTGCAGCAGGTGAATTACCAAATGCGCCCATCGTTCTCGGCTGGTGTGCGCTGGTTATCGCACTCCTCGCACTCTTCCGGCCAACGCGCGCATAA
- a CDS encoding proline racemase family protein, whose translation MFGHARHVLHVWDYHHGQATRVVVAGCPPLPGRTMAEKQAYLAEHYDNLRALVCREPRGHRNMLGAFVTDPVTPGSHAGVIFIHPDGYFDACGDSTFSVAVALVESGLVPREIEDGDLTLRLDTVLGVVPVRVTLGSGRVRAVTMESGRTFALGQASLQAEAFGNLAVELAWGGLLYAFVPAAALGIALHPLDDPTTRQQLLDAGTALWQAARRQLRADIPGIEQGRPVDLVTIFEDVDAHGQPLPPNATTPPAGARVANFYAPQTMGRTPSGTGTAAHVALLTTKGQLPLGTPYYHESPLGLRFTARAIAAGDDGVVSEISTMSYCMGIGTLVLRDDDPFPAGFTL comes from the coding sequence ATGTTTGGCCACGCACGACATGTACTGCATGTGTGGGACTATCACCACGGGCAAGCGACGCGAGTTGTCGTCGCTGGCTGCCCACCCTTGCCTGGGCGCACCATGGCAGAGAAACAGGCATACCTCGCTGAACATTATGACAACCTACGCGCGCTCGTCTGCCGCGAACCGCGTGGGCATCGCAACATGCTTGGCGCATTCGTTACTGATCCGGTGACACCTGGCAGCCACGCCGGCGTGATCTTCATTCATCCTGATGGCTATTTCGACGCATGTGGCGACTCAACGTTTAGTGTCGCAGTTGCGCTCGTTGAAAGTGGCCTGGTACCGCGGGAGATCGAGGATGGAGATCTGACGCTACGGCTTGACACGGTGCTTGGGGTAGTGCCCGTGCGAGTAACGCTCGGTAGCGGCCGCGTTCGTGCTGTCACAATGGAAAGCGGGCGGACATTTGCGCTTGGCCAGGCCTCTCTTCAGGCCGAAGCATTCGGTAATCTTGCCGTCGAATTGGCCTGGGGTGGGTTGCTCTATGCCTTCGTGCCCGCCGCTGCGCTCGGCATCGCCCTTCACCCACTTGACGATCCAACAACACGACAGCAGCTGCTCGACGCTGGCACAGCGCTGTGGCAAGCTGCACGTCGCCAATTGCGAGCTGACATTCCCGGCATTGAACAAGGACGACCAGTTGACCTCGTCACGATCTTCGAGGACGTTGACGCGCATGGCCAGCCACTACCACCCAATGCTACAACCCCGCCAGCAGGAGCACGGGTCGCGAACTTCTACGCCCCACAGACAATGGGACGGACGCCTTCCGGGACTGGCACTGCAGCCCACGTTGCGCTCTTGACAACAAAGGGCCAGCTGCCACTTGGAACCCCGTACTATCACGAGAGCCCGCTCGGTTTGCGCTTTACTGCGCGCGCGATTGCAGCTGGCGATGACGGCGTTGTCTCCGAAATTTCGACGATGTCCTACTGTATGGGCATCGGCACGCTCGTCTTGCGCGATGACGACCCGTTTCCCGCTGGTTTTACGCTCTAG
- a CDS encoding DUF6917 domain-containing protein encodes MAFQEEADVRAVVPRDPYARGVVPPQPFAAVAPVEGEFVAVMQVTIPERNLQLEHYGSRAFPEGAIAELVVTDEPEARPGVRVRQAAYLGFLRISRGGVVVVGERCVLAGQPLGPVVGFDASHEPNHYSIVVRGSLQHGAERGVQLGHRVAFLLTFGSTTHAGGG; translated from the coding sequence ATGGCGTTTCAGGAAGAAGCAGATGTACGGGCCGTAGTGCCGCGTGATCCGTATGCCCGTGGCGTGGTGCCACCACAACCGTTTGCTGCCGTTGCTCCGGTTGAGGGTGAGTTTGTTGCCGTCATGCAGGTCACAATTCCAGAGCGAAATCTCCAGCTCGAGCACTATGGCTCGCGGGCGTTTCCTGAGGGGGCGATCGCCGAGCTTGTCGTAACTGACGAGCCCGAGGCACGGCCGGGCGTGCGTGTTCGGCAAGCCGCCTATCTTGGCTTCCTGCGTATTAGCCGGGGTGGTGTCGTCGTTGTTGGTGAGCGGTGTGTGCTTGCTGGCCAGCCGCTCGGACCAGTCGTCGGCTTCGATGCGAGCCACGAGCCAAATCACTACAGCATTGTCGTCCGTGGATCATTGCAGCATGGCGCTGAGCGTGGAGTGCAGCTTGGTCACCGTGTGGCTTTCTTGCTGACGTTTGGTTCGACAACGCATGCAGGAGGAGGATGA
- a CDS encoding FtsX-like permease family protein, translating to MTWRRLWFQLIRRTFSAYLGYPLVVAISTAIFLMSLALMQGVKTQLSVYSQRIHSNFDNFIPNVLFVLLGIILVFAFFFIVYFHRLLLRRESPALGLLSTLGMAPSSRYALVCWESVWLGGIGIALGLALGIVLLPLFLMIASVMLLLPERVTISLHASTLVTTAMLFGILILLEGIFSAWQVGRRWPRQLLAATRTVEVVRRPQAKQAILGILSLVIAYSLAGLIHPWVLHHIAPSLAVILWPALMAAIVVLCCLGTYWLIAESLRWWIRRNTTARGYDAVGLVSRARLAARLQSHAGSGTLIAALVAAVVGTASMLVSTQVQAFTQALQQNPVTVEFVTQGIDSQKLDQVTNQFVAMLQQKGFGPVRSIRYQTVLAAAPLQGIDERGLAAYQEDGGWYGDRIRGVTLMSRSAYLALVQEIQRTHGRRAGIFPMVPVLRPGQTFAIRTDMGTKATVPLSTQDLERSETTRWLTPGHTYPVYPVDLTEPAPEPSVLANLPALQLSIVGAGATPGAIVDSFGVNQTFFIVDDQTFATFATQAATISPALVATYNGLFYDRWQQSAPVIMRWLDQQEPPVGANLGFSSLPTQIQEITRYISALLFTLGLFAILSLLAAGAVIVFKLTEHVSADTRQVATLRQLGIGVRDIQRILRREAFTLLLAPFVPGLLHATFALLDWFGTMRSVGADPDQLTQLTAAEVIGAIGLAMLVIVFVLSSIVTHHYGRRLWVNAQRRGLQLTG from the coding sequence ATGACATGGCGACGACTCTGGTTTCAACTGATTCGGCGAACGTTTAGTGCCTATCTTGGCTATCCACTTGTCGTGGCGATTTCCACTGCGATCTTTCTGATGAGCCTCGCACTGATGCAAGGGGTGAAAACGCAGTTGAGCGTGTACTCCCAGCGCATCCACTCGAACTTCGATAACTTCATCCCAAACGTCCTCTTTGTCCTCCTCGGCATCATCCTTGTCTTCGCATTCTTTTTCATCGTCTACTTCCACCGGCTGCTCCTACGACGCGAGAGTCCAGCACTTGGCCTGCTCAGCACCCTTGGGATGGCACCTTCTTCACGCTACGCGCTCGTCTGTTGGGAAAGCGTGTGGCTGGGAGGAATCGGCATTGCGCTTGGCCTTGCACTTGGTATTGTGCTCTTGCCTTTGTTCCTGATGATCGCGAGCGTTATGCTGCTTCTCCCAGAGCGGGTGACTATCTCATTGCATGCCTCTACGCTCGTCACAACGGCGATGCTCTTTGGAATCCTCATTCTGCTTGAAGGGATCTTCTCGGCATGGCAAGTTGGACGACGCTGGCCCCGGCAGCTACTTGCAGCAACCCGAACCGTTGAGGTTGTACGTCGTCCGCAAGCGAAGCAAGCAATCCTTGGCATCCTCTCACTGGTGATTGCGTATAGCCTTGCAGGGCTCATTCACCCGTGGGTGCTGCACCATATCGCACCTTCGCTGGCCGTTATCCTCTGGCCTGCGCTTATGGCAGCCATTGTGGTGCTGTGCTGTCTTGGCACCTATTGGCTCATTGCTGAAAGCCTGCGATGGTGGATTCGACGGAACACGACGGCAAGAGGATACGACGCCGTAGGTTTGGTAAGCCGTGCCCGGCTGGCTGCTCGGCTTCAGAGTCATGCAGGTTCCGGCACCTTGATCGCCGCGCTGGTAGCCGCGGTCGTTGGCACCGCGAGCATGCTGGTAAGCACCCAGGTGCAAGCGTTCACCCAGGCCTTGCAACAAAACCCGGTTACCGTTGAATTTGTTACGCAAGGAATCGACAGTCAGAAACTTGACCAGGTTACCAACCAGTTTGTTGCGATGCTCCAGCAAAAGGGGTTTGGGCCAGTCCGGAGCATACGCTACCAGACCGTGCTTGCCGCCGCGCCGCTCCAAGGCATTGATGAACGTGGACTTGCCGCCTACCAAGAAGATGGAGGCTGGTATGGTGACCGCATTCGTGGGGTAACGTTGATGTCACGGAGTGCTTATCTGGCACTGGTTCAGGAAATCCAGCGCACGCACGGTCGACGTGCCGGCATATTCCCCATGGTACCAGTATTGCGACCTGGCCAGACGTTTGCCATTCGCACCGATATGGGGACCAAGGCTACAGTCCCACTAAGCACGCAGGATCTTGAACGCTCTGAGACGACACGATGGCTTACACCTGGCCACACCTATCCAGTGTATCCAGTCGATCTCACAGAACCGGCCCCAGAGCCTTCCGTTCTCGCCAACCTGCCCGCGCTGCAACTCTCAATTGTCGGTGCAGGAGCTACACCCGGAGCCATTGTTGACTCGTTCGGCGTTAACCAAACCTTCTTCATCGTCGATGATCAAACGTTCGCCACTTTCGCCACGCAGGCGGCGACGATCTCACCCGCGCTCGTCGCGACCTACAACGGGCTCTTCTACGACCGCTGGCAGCAAAGCGCACCGGTGATCATGCGTTGGCTTGATCAACAAGAGCCGCCGGTTGGTGCAAACCTGGGGTTCTCATCCTTACCAACACAAATCCAAGAGATCACGCGCTATATTAGCGCACTGCTCTTCACGCTTGGACTGTTCGCAATCCTTTCGCTACTGGCTGCCGGCGCGGTCATCGTGTTCAAGCTAACTGAGCACGTGTCGGCCGACACCCGGCAGGTCGCAACGTTGCGCCAGCTTGGCATTGGGGTTAGAGACATCCAACGGATCTTGCGCCGCGAAGCGTTCACCTTGCTGCTCGCGCCATTTGTGCCCGGGTTATTGCACGCCACATTCGCGCTCCTCGACTGGTTCGGCACCATGAGATCAGTCGGCGCTGATCCTGATCAACTGACCCAACTGACCGCCGCCGAAGTTATTGGTGCGATCGGCTTGGCAATGCTCGTGATCGTGTTTGTGTTGAGCAGTATCGTAACCCATCATTATGGGCGACGGCTCTGGGTCAACGCGCAACGACGCGGGTTACAACTCACTGGGTAA
- a CDS encoding ABC transporter ATP-binding protein, translating into MTTLVHVDHLQKIYHARGGVAHTALAGVSFTLDAGTFVAVMGPSGCGKTTLLNLIAGLDTPTAGSITLKGQRLDTLSEAARAQLRRTVLGFVFQDYNLLDPLTVEENVLLPLTLEHTVGKADLARVHEVLTQLGLFEYRQRFPFELSGGQQQRVAIARAIVHRPLLLLADEPTGNLDSGSSRMVLETFAGLHATEQTTVFMVTHDPFAASYAERVLLMKDGQLYAELRRGTDERAVFYQRVIDALSSLEGALA; encoded by the coding sequence ATGACTACGCTTGTTCACGTCGATCATTTACAGAAGATCTATCATGCACGCGGTGGTGTTGCGCACACCGCACTTGCTGGCGTGAGCTTCACGCTTGACGCTGGGACTTTCGTGGCAGTTATGGGGCCATCTGGGTGTGGCAAGACTACCCTGCTGAACCTGATTGCCGGTCTTGATACTCCAACAGCTGGGAGCATCACACTCAAAGGGCAACGACTCGACACTCTGTCAGAAGCAGCACGTGCCCAGCTACGCCGGACAGTACTTGGCTTTGTCTTTCAAGACTACAACCTGTTAGATCCACTGACCGTCGAAGAGAATGTGCTGCTGCCATTGACACTCGAGCATACAGTTGGCAAAGCCGACCTCGCGCGTGTCCATGAGGTCTTGACGCAGCTCGGATTGTTCGAGTATCGCCAGCGTTTTCCCTTCGAACTCTCCGGCGGCCAGCAACAGCGCGTCGCTATTGCCCGGGCGATTGTGCATCGCCCCCTGTTGTTGTTAGCGGATGAGCCTACTGGCAACCTCGACTCAGGCTCGAGCCGGATGGTTCTCGAAACATTTGCAGGTCTGCACGCGACCGAACAGACGACAGTTTTCATGGTCACCCACGATCCATTTGCCGCGAGCTATGCCGAGCGCGTGCTGCTCATGAAAGACGGCCAACTCTACGCTGAGCTGCGGCGTGGGACAGACGAACGCGCGGTCTTTTACCAACGAGTGATCGATGCCTTGTCATCGTTGGAAGGAGCACTGGCATGA
- a CDS encoding sensor histidine kinase: MHRDDALKSWPRYLSNYALDHWRLLLGALTGLGLAIVTLWLAGMVSGYAVHGADLAYAFGLGVGALILGLFWDGLIRRESWTTIHRLSVIPSTERLTFTTPDDAPTADARACFSALRALETAWRDHQARTEEKVLFYIALTTRLVHHMKTPLQALWLLMQLADQAAKDGAIGQRWPEISRHYWAELRRLDSLVRQALQTVRLEDLSRDFRPQRVSLPSLVRAIIADYHNDWTIRMMTPQIVVEGDEVDYVAFTDEPWLRLLIEQIVKNALQYGRSTLTITFRHDVSTITLDFRDDGEGMTAEDQARAFEPFYTGQAGRKAATATGLGLYLAHQIAQRLGYQLTLASEPGQGTTVTLRIPRATFLAPAQHHGEQNRK; encoded by the coding sequence ATGCATCGTGACGATGCCCTGAAGTCCTGGCCTCGCTACCTCAGCAACTACGCGCTTGACCACTGGCGACTGTTGCTTGGTGCGCTTACCGGCCTTGGCTTGGCGATCGTAACGCTTTGGCTTGCCGGCATGGTCAGTGGCTATGCCGTTCATGGCGCTGATCTTGCCTATGCCTTTGGCCTCGGTGTTGGCGCACTCATACTTGGCCTCTTCTGGGATGGTTTGATTCGGCGGGAATCGTGGACAACGATCCACCGCCTTTCAGTCATCCCCAGCACTGAACGGCTAACGTTTACCACCCCAGACGACGCGCCGACTGCCGACGCTCGCGCGTGCTTTTCTGCACTCCGCGCCCTTGAAACAGCATGGCGTGATCATCAAGCGCGGACGGAAGAAAAAGTCCTCTTCTACATTGCCTTGACAACGCGACTTGTTCACCACATGAAAACGCCGCTGCAAGCCCTGTGGCTACTCATGCAGCTGGCTGACCAAGCAGCAAAAGATGGGGCAATTGGGCAGCGGTGGCCCGAGATTTCCCGACACTACTGGGCTGAGCTCCGCCGTCTTGATAGCTTAGTGCGGCAAGCCCTACAAACCGTGCGCCTGGAAGACCTTTCGCGCGACTTTCGTCCCCAACGCGTCTCACTGCCTTCACTGGTACGCGCTATTATCGCCGACTATCACAACGACTGGACAATTCGCATGATGACGCCACAAATTGTGGTTGAGGGGGACGAAGTAGATTACGTTGCATTCACAGACGAACCCTGGCTGCGGCTGTTGATCGAGCAAATCGTGAAGAATGCACTGCAGTACGGCCGCTCAACGTTGACCATTACCTTTCGACACGACGTCTCGACAATTACCCTCGATTTCCGCGACGATGGCGAAGGGATGACCGCCGAAGACCAAGCCCGTGCTTTTGAGCCTTTCTACACCGGCCAGGCTGGTCGCAAAGCGGCGACTGCCACTGGATTAGGGCTCTACCTCGCGCACCAGATCGCTCAACGCCTTGGCTACCAACTCACCCTTGCCTCCGAGCCAGGCCAGGGGACAACGGTGACACTCCGGATCCCGCGAGCAACCTTCCTTGCCCCAGCCCAGCACCACGGAGAACAGAACCGTAAGTGA